A DNA window from Palaemon carinicauda isolate YSFRI2023 chromosome 39, ASM3689809v2, whole genome shotgun sequence contains the following coding sequences:
- the LOC137631256 gene encoding repetitive organellar protein-like, translating to MKQIKLNYVIENTHIKLDYEMEITIIKLNYEIEITILKLNYEIEITQIKLNYETEITQIKLNHEIEIKQIKLNYEIEITQLKLNNEIEITQMKLNYEIETTHIKLNYEIEITQMKLNYEIETTQIKLNYEIEIKQIKLNYEIEITQMKLNYEIEIKQIKLNYEIEITQIKLNNEIEITQIKLNYEIETTHIKLNYEIEITQMKLNYEIEIKQIKLNYEIEITQMKLNYEIETTQIKLNYEIEIKQIKLNYEIEITQMKLNYEIEITQIKLNYEIEIKQIKLNYEIEITQIKLNNEIEITQMKLNYEIETTHKTQL from the coding sequence ATGAAACAAATAAAACTGAATTACGTAATTGAAAATACACACATAAAACTGGATTATGAAATGGAAATCACAATAATAAaactgaattatgaaattgaaatcacaatattaaaactgaattatgaaattgaaatcaCACAAATAAAACTGAACTATGAAACTGAAATCACACAAATAAAACTGAATCATGAAATtgaaatcaaacaaataaaactgaattatgaaattgaaatcaCACAACTGAAACTGAATAATGAAATTGAAATCACACAAATGAAACTCAATTATGAAATTGAAACCACACACATAAaactgaattatgaaattgaaatcaCACAAATGAAACTCAATTATGAAATTGAAACCACACAAATAAaactgaattatgaaattgaaatcaaacaaataaaactgaattatgaaattgaaatcaCACAAATGAAACTCAATTATGAAATtgaaatcaaacaaataaaactgaattatgaaattgaaatcacacaaataaaactgaataatgaaattgaaatcacacaaataaaactgaattatgaaattgaaaccACACACATAAaactgaattatgaaattgaaatcaCACAAATGAAACTCAATTATGAAATtgaaatcaaacaaataaaactgaattatgaaattgaaatcaCACAAATGAAACTCAATTATGAAATTGAAACCACACAAATAAAACTCAATTATGAAATtgaaatcaaacaaataaaactgaattatgaaattgaaatcaCACAAATGAAACTCAATTATGAAATTGAAATCACACAAATAAaactgaattatgaaattgaaatcaaacaaataaaactgaattatgaaattgaaatcaCACAAATAAAACTGAATAATGAAATTGAAATCACACAAATGAAACTCAATTATGAAATTGAAACCACACACAAAACTCAATTATGA